Proteins from a genomic interval of Salinivibrio kushneri:
- a CDS encoding glycosyltransferase, which translates to MKNLIPIFSNKDLYEVIIIDDSGKENVNDAVDSNQSNLLVKRFESNRGAGAARNIGLDLASRDYVTFVDADDEVDEKILRTFLHEIESMSSSYDIYFFSPQSHKVDGSEGSRSVRYSRLVKSYISDGCDAIRYKFHVPWSKIYRRKFIKQNCLSFDEVSASNDVMFSLKTGIHAKDIFVSERTFYSVKEHNSGLTVEDSIPRLLDRLGVVIRYNEELGKHGEGKYRISIIPLLIRLYKKQPRSCFKYLAAFRFKIIRDCIPSFFMIKNYGRRFL; encoded by the coding sequence TTGAAAAACCTTATCCCCATCTTTTCAAATAAAGACTTATATGAAGTAATTATCATCGATGATTCCGGGAAAGAGAACGTTAATGATGCGGTTGATAGTAATCAAAGTAATTTATTAGTTAAACGCTTTGAGTCTAATCGTGGTGCTGGAGCGGCTAGAAATATAGGTCTAGACTTGGCTTCAAGGGATTATGTGACGTTTGTTGATGCAGATGATGAAGTTGATGAAAAAATCTTACGTACATTTCTACATGAAATAGAAAGTATGAGTTCATCGTATGATATTTACTTCTTCTCACCACAAAGCCACAAGGTAGATGGTAGTGAGGGTTCAAGAAGTGTTCGTTATTCAAGACTAGTAAAATCGTACATCAGCGATGGATGTGATGCGATTAGATATAAATTTCATGTGCCTTGGTCAAAAATCTACCGGAGAAAGTTTATAAAGCAAAACTGCCTCTCATTTGATGAGGTCTCAGCATCAAATGATGTTATGTTCTCTCTTAAAACAGGAATTCATGCTAAAGATATTTTTGTAAGTGAGCGAACATTTTACTCTGTCAAGGAGCATAACTCAGGCTTGACCGTTGAAGATAGCATACCTAGGTTGCTAGACAGGTTGGGCGTTGTTATTAGATATAATGAAGAGTTGGGCAAGCATGGAGAAGGTAAGTATCGTATATCTATCATTCCTTTACTTATTCGGCTATACAAAAAACAACCCCGTTCTTGTTTTAAGTATCTAGCTGCGTTTAGATTTAAAATTATTAGAGATTGTATCCCTAGTTTTTTTATGATTAAAAACTATGGAAGGCGATTTTTGTAA
- a CDS encoding glycosyltransferase family 2 protein — protein sequence MSERLEYSIIIPYFNDDLSEVLDAIDESYKSCFTSANVSLNVVCVNNAGKEFVPIKKYSFELSMINETENINSPYSARNRGLESSDSDWYIFLDATCFPASEWLRSINEFKNNNIYAANIEFYHKGKRTIGDIYDSIVNINNQKKIEHSGVATTACLAVSKETVNNVGLFKEGVRSGGDILWTSRATSLGFNIVFLSDWKVRKASRDTKNLLKKQFRVAAGWFNIWKVNGVLMSNLTKRLLLFFLPPNPFFLLRQSKMRNIKLSAYDKYRVFVFGWLLRIVSMVGIVYGIFKK from the coding sequence ATGTCAGAAAGATTAGAATATTCAATAATAATACCATATTTCAATGATGACCTATCCGAAGTTTTGGATGCGATAGATGAGTCATATAAATCATGCTTCACATCGGCTAATGTATCTCTCAATGTAGTTTGTGTAAATAATGCAGGTAAGGAATTTGTACCAATAAAAAAATATTCGTTTGAGCTTAGTATGATTAACGAAACCGAAAATATTAATAGCCCTTATTCGGCTCGAAATCGAGGGCTAGAATCATCTGATTCTGACTGGTATATATTCCTTGATGCGACATGTTTTCCAGCTTCTGAATGGTTACGATCAATTAATGAGTTTAAAAATAATAATATTTATGCTGCTAACATAGAATTTTATCATAAAGGAAAACGTACGATAGGGGATATTTATGACTCAATTGTAAACATTAATAACCAAAAAAAAATTGAGCATTCAGGTGTGGCTACAACAGCCTGTCTAGCAGTAAGTAAAGAGACAGTAAATAACGTTGGTCTTTTTAAAGAAGGCGTTAGAAGTGGTGGCGATATTTTATGGACGTCTAGAGCAACTTCTCTGGGTTTTAATATTGTTTTTCTATCAGACTGGAAAGTAAGGAAAGCCTCACGTGATACTAAAAACCTTCTTAAAAAACAATTTCGGGTTGCAGCTGGCTGGTTTAATATTTGGAAAGTTAATGGAGTTTTGATGTCTAACTTAACAAAACGATTGTTATTATTTTTTCTCCCTCCAAATCCATTTTTTTTGTTACGCCAATCTAAAATGAGAAACATAAAGCTTTCAGCTTATGATAAATATAGGGTGTTTGTTTTTGGTTGGTTGTTAAGAATTGTCAGTATGGTAGGTATTGTTTATGGGATTTTTAAGAAATAA